TTATCTCCTTGGTAGATTCGAGCGCGGCACGCAGCAGCAATATGGGGATCTCCTGAAGCCCGGTGACGTTGCACTCGATATTGGCGCCAATATAGGCGCCCACACCCTGCCCATCGCACGCCTGGTCGGCACTAGGGGGTGTGTGCATGCCTTCGAGCCGACGGCATTCGCGTTTACCAAGCTGCAAGCCAACATCGCGCGCAACGCCGACCTCGCGCAACGCATCAAGGCACAGCAAATCCTGTTGAGCGACGGAGGCGCGGATTCGCCGCCGGCTGCCGTGGCGGCAAGCTGGCCGCTTGGCGTCCGTCCGGGCGGACATCCGGTGCATGGCGGCCATGACATGACGACCGCCGGTGCCGCGGCGGAAACTCTCGATACCTATGTTGCGCGCGAGGGGATCGAACGCATCGATTTCATCAAACTCGATGTCGATGGAAATGAATGTCAGGTCCTGCGTGGCGGGCAGGATACGCTGCGGCGCTTCCACCCGCCTATCATCCTGGAATTGGCCCCTTATGTTTTCTCCGGCGGCGAAAACAGTTTCGAAACCTTCACCGACCTGCTGCGGGGCGCCGGCTACAGATTGATGCGCTCCCCCAACGGTGCAGAACTTCCACAAGATGCGGCGGCGCTAGCCCGCTCCATTGCAGACGGCGCGAGCATCAACGCCTGGGCAATGCGGGCATGACGCCGGCGCGCGCGCTCTGGCTCGTTTTCGCTGTCGCGCTGGTGGTCCGCCTTGCCTACACGCTTGGGCTTTATCTCGGCATGGGCGGCGAGGCGCTCCTCGCCGAAGATTCCGTACTTTAT
The sequence above is a segment of the Pseudomonadota bacterium genome. Coding sequences within it:
- a CDS encoding FkbM family methyltransferase, producing MLSTKQKIRLARTAARLVSGVRRGLGAGEVAEVRRDGLNWRLDLGEGIDFAIYLLGRFERGTQQQYGDLLKPGDVALDIGANIGAHTLPIARLVGTRGCVHAFEPTAFAFTKLQANIARNADLAQRIKAQQILLSDGGADSPPAAVAASWPLGVRPGGHPVHGGHDMTTAGAAAETLDTYVAREGIERIDFIKLDVDGNECQVLRGGQDTLRRFHPPIILELAPYVFSGGENSFETFTDLLRGAGYRLMRSPNGAELPQDAAALARSIADGASINAWAMRA